The Flammeovirgaceae bacterium genome contains a region encoding:
- a CDS encoding glycosyltransferase, which translates to MEPSVDKKPVVLHYNSRYLPLTENWIHSILRHHKTFQPVFITRKIQNLHLFPLPEVYALENLNRVIQIVQLIFSKLAGYIPFFYSISKKSAASVLHVHFGYQGVKLIGLKKKTGLPMVCSFYGDDAFHYPLKGGVVKQYQKLFTEADRILVLGPYMKNHLITLGCNEKKISIHHLGIDAGTVAFKPRQRKPGEPVRFMTSCSLLEKKGVGIAIRALAALKDNYAFTLDLVGDGPLRESLQHLAVQLGVADRLTWHGYQPYSFVIEKMYQCDVLIQASITTPDNRKEGTPVAIMDAMATGMAVVATRHSDIPEIVEEDITGLLAEENDVVSLQACFQKILDNPELIGKFGSHGRGKVEREFNVAVLTQQLEAHYQEVIAGQVRK; encoded by the coding sequence GTACTGCATTACAATTCGCGGTACCTGCCGCTAACCGAAAACTGGATCCACAGTATCTTGCGTCATCATAAAACGTTTCAGCCGGTTTTCATTACCCGTAAAATCCAAAACCTGCACCTGTTTCCGTTGCCGGAAGTTTATGCGTTGGAAAATCTGAATAGAGTAATTCAGATTGTTCAACTTATTTTTTCGAAACTTGCCGGGTATATACCATTCTTTTATTCCATCAGCAAAAAATCGGCTGCCTCCGTTCTGCATGTTCACTTTGGCTACCAGGGGGTAAAACTTATCGGACTCAAAAAGAAAACCGGCCTGCCGATGGTATGCAGTTTTTATGGCGATGATGCCTTTCATTACCCGTTAAAAGGGGGCGTGGTAAAACAATATCAAAAGTTATTTACGGAAGCCGATCGTATTCTGGTACTGGGGCCGTACATGAAAAATCATCTTATTACCCTGGGATGCAATGAAAAGAAAATCAGCATTCACCACCTTGGTATTGATGCAGGAACTGTTGCGTTTAAACCGCGGCAGCGAAAGCCGGGCGAGCCTGTTCGCTTTATGACTTCCTGCAGCTTGCTGGAAAAGAAAGGTGTAGGCATTGCTATCAGGGCGTTGGCGGCCTTAAAGGATAACTATGCGTTTACGCTCGACCTGGTGGGTGATGGTCCGCTGCGCGAGTCGCTGCAACATTTGGCAGTACAGCTTGGCGTGGCTGATCGGTTAACCTGGCATGGATACCAGCCCTATTCTTTTGTCATTGAAAAAATGTACCAGTGCGATGTGCTCATCCAGGCCAGCATTACTACACCCGACAACCGCAAAGAAGGAACACCCGTAGCCATTATGGATGCCATGGCAACCGGTATGGCGGTGGTGGCTACCCGTCATTCGGATATCCCTGAGATTGTGGAGGAGGACATTACCGGGTTGCTGGCTGAAGAAAATGATGTGGTGAGTTTACAGGCATGCTTTCAAAAAATTCTTGATAACCCGGAGCTGATTGGAAAATTTGGCTCGCACGGAAGGGGCAAAGTAGAACGGGAGTTTAATGTTGCCGTGCTTACCCAACAACTCGAAGCGCACTATCAGGAAGTTATTGCAGGCCAGGTGAGGAAATAA
- a CDS encoding FkbM family methyltransferase, producing MFWFLSKCIQKFGVAGGLSVYVQIKILRQPVIKLPGYRQPIHYRPGTADLTTFREIFLREEYNLDLPASIKPKTIIDVGANIGFTSLFFSRHHPDATIYSLEPEPGNFKLLQKNVEGYSNITAMQAALWNENGTIGIEDHGYGLRGFMVEKPSGKSQTMQALTLQSLIEQHNITSIDILKIDIEGSEKEVFSGDTGWLRITKCLVIELHDRMKPGCSEAVFGALSRHHFSKRVKGENLVFINQEIISSPGLQ from the coding sequence ATGTTCTGGTTTCTCAGTAAGTGCATTCAAAAATTTGGTGTCGCGGGCGGACTTTCCGTTTATGTGCAGATTAAAATTTTAAGGCAGCCGGTAATAAAACTACCCGGATACCGGCAGCCCATTCATTACCGGCCGGGCACAGCCGACCTGACCACCTTCAGGGAAATATTTTTACGCGAAGAATACAACCTGGATTTACCGGCTTCTATCAAGCCAAAAACCATTATCGATGTGGGGGCCAATATCGGGTTTACTTCGTTGTTTTTTTCACGGCACCATCCCGATGCAACCATTTACTCACTTGAGCCGGAACCGGGTAATTTTAAGTTGCTGCAAAAAAATGTGGAAGGTTATTCCAACATCACGGCCATGCAGGCGGCTTTGTGGAACGAAAACGGCACCATCGGAATAGAGGACCATGGCTACGGCTTGCGCGGATTTATGGTTGAAAAACCCTCGGGTAAAAGCCAAACCATGCAGGCGCTTACTCTACAATCACTTATTGAGCAACACAACATTACTTCAATCGATATTCTGAAAATTGATATTGAAGGAAGCGAGAAGGAAGTTTTCAGTGGCGATACCGGTTGGTTACGAATTACCAAATGCCTGGTTATTGAGTTACACGACCGGATGAAGCCGGGGTGCTCGGAAGCGGTGTTCGGTGCACTAAGCCGGCATCACTTTTCCAAACGCGTTAAAGGCGAAAACCTGGTATTTATTAATCAGGAAATTATTTCCTCACCTGGCCTGCAATAA